The sequence GGCGGCAATATGTTCGTTTACTTCAGCCCCGATCAGGACAAGACGGAGCATTATCGCGGGCCGGATTTTTTTGTCGTGCTCGGCGTTGATGGTCTGAGAGAGCGTAAAAGCTGGGTGGTCTGGGAAGAGAAAAAGGGGCCGGATGTGGTGGTCGAGTTTTTATCCGACCGCACCGCAAAATTTGACCGCACCGAGAAGAAGCGGATTTATGAAACGATGCTGCGCGTGCCGGAATACTTCTGGTTCGACCCGTTCAGCGGCGAATTGGCCGGCTTCACCTTGCGCGACGGCAAGTATTTTCCGCTCGAGCCGGACGAGCGCGGGCGGCTCGTCAGCCAACAATTGGGGCTGGCATTGACTTATTGGACGGGCGAATACCTGCGCGTAACCGCCACCTGGCTGCGTTGGGAAACGCTTGACGGAACGCTGTTGCCAACAGATCGCGAGGCCAAGCAAGCGGCCCAGCAACAAGCGCAAGCGGCTCAGCAACGCGCTGAATTGCTGGCCGCCAAATTGCGCGAGTTAGGCATTGACCCTGATGCGCTGACCTAATGGTTGGTCGCGCGCACAACCATGCGAGCCGACCTGCTGCCGAGCGCACACAAGATAACGGATGAAACCTGTTGGGTTCATCTCGACCCGGAACCACACCACTATGCCGCTACGGAATTTGCTCGCTTCTCTCTTTTTGTTGGCGCTGGCAGTTACTGTCTCAGCCCAAACCGCTCAATACGATGTGCTAATCAAAAACGGCACCGTGTATGACGGCTCAGGCCGCGCGCCGCGCCGCGCTGATGTCGGATTGCGCGATGGCAAGATCGTTATCATCGGCAATTTGAAAACCGCCAAGGCCAAGACTGTGCTTGATGCGCGCGGGCTGGCCGTCGCGCCCGGCTTCATCAACATGCTCTCGTGGGCGGTGGATGATCTGGTGATTGACGGGCGCAGCCTGGGCGACATCAAGCAAGGTGTGACGACCGAGATTTTTGGCGAAGGCGATTCGATGGGGCCGCTCAACGCCGCGATGAAACAACGGCGGCAGGCCGATCAGGGCGATCTGAAATACCCGATCGAATGGACGACGCTGGCCGAATACCTGCAAACACTCGAACGCAAGGGTGTCGCCTGCAATGTCGCTTCGTTTATTGGCGCGACGACCATCCGTGAATACGTCATCGGGTTGGAAGATAAAAAAGCGACGCCGGAACAGCTTCAGCAAATGCGCGAACTGGTGCGCCAAGAAATGGAAGCGGGCGCGCTCGGCATCGGTTCGTCGCTGATTTACGCGCCAGCCTTTTACGCGCCGACTGAAGAGTTGATCGAATTGTGCAAAGTCGCCGCGCAATACCAGGGCAAATACATCTCGCACATGCGCAGCGAAGGCGCGCGCCTGCTCGAAGGCCTTGACGAACTCATCCGCATCGCGCGCGCGGCCCACATCCCCGCCGAGATTTATCACCTCAAAGCCGCGGGCCGCGCCAACTGGCCAAAGCTGGAACAGGCCATCGCGCGCATCGAGCAGGCGCGCAAAGCCGGTCTGAAAATCACCGCCGATATGTACACCTATCCGGCAGGCTCGACCGGTCTGGACGCCGCGATGCCGCCCTGGGTGTTGGATGGCGGATATGACGCGCTCTTCAAACGGCTGCGCGATCCTGAAACGCGCCAGAAAATCGCCGCCGAGATGCGCACGCCGACTGACAAGTGGGAAAACCTGTATCACGCCGCCGGTTCGGGCGAACGTGTGTTGCTGGTCGGGTTCAAATCAGAGCAACTCAAACCGCTGACGGGCAAGACGCTGGCCGAGGTGGCGAAACTGCGCGGCAAAGATGATTTCGAGACGATCATGGATTTGGTGCTGGAAGATCAATCGCGCGTTGATACGGTCTATTTCATGATGTCCGAAGAGAACATCAAACGGCAGCTCAAATTGCCCTGGGTCTCGTTCGGTTCCGACGCCGGTTCGCTGGCGACCGAAGGCGTGTTTTTGAAATCATCCACGCACCCGCGCGCTTACGGCAATTTCGCCCGGCTGTTGGGCAAATATGTGCGCGATGAAAAGGTCATCCCGCTGCCCGAAGCGATTCGCCGCC is a genomic window of Acidobacteriota bacterium containing:
- a CDS encoding Uma2 family endonuclease — translated: MPAGTGRFVELTEPPVSHWLERPPTQDELPYEDGEPMETDRHLLQIYLLREILTLHWAERRDFFVGGNMFVYFSPDQDKTEHYRGPDFFVVLGVDGLRERKSWVVWEEKKGPDVVVEFLSDRTAKFDRTEKKRIYETMLRVPEYFWFDPFSGELAGFTLRDGKYFPLEPDERGRLVSQQLGLALTYWTGEYLRVTATWLRWETLDGTLLPTDREAKQAAQQQAQAAQQRAELLAAKLRELGIDPDALT
- a CDS encoding D-aminoacylase, translating into MPLRNLLASLFLLALAVTVSAQTAQYDVLIKNGTVYDGSGRAPRRADVGLRDGKIVIIGNLKTAKAKTVLDARGLAVAPGFINMLSWAVDDLVIDGRSLGDIKQGVTTEIFGEGDSMGPLNAAMKQRRQADQGDLKYPIEWTTLAEYLQTLERKGVACNVASFIGATTIREYVIGLEDKKATPEQLQQMRELVRQEMEAGALGIGSSLIYAPAFYAPTEELIELCKVAAQYQGKYISHMRSEGARLLEGLDELIRIARAAHIPAEIYHLKAAGRANWPKLEQAIARIEQARKAGLKITADMYTYPAGSTGLDAAMPPWVLDGGYDALFKRLRDPETRQKIAAEMRTPTDKWENLYHAAGSGERVLLVGFKSEQLKPLTGKTLAEVAKLRGKDDFETIMDLVLEDQSRVDTVYFMMSEENIKRQLKLPWVSFGSDAGSLATEGVFLKSSTHPRAYGNFARLLGKYVRDEKVIPLPEAIRRLTSLPATNLGLDKRGLLKAGYFADVVVFDPKTIADKATFEQPHQYAVGMRHVFVNGVLVLKDGAHTNAKPGRALWGPGKVK